From Micromonospora rifamycinica, a single genomic window includes:
- a CDS encoding nucleotidyltransferase family protein: MIIAAGGGRRLGGPEALLRLEGRPLVSRMIETMTEAGCGQLAVVLGAAADEVRAAADLSPATVVVNRAWGTGVGSSIRAGLAALADERVEAVVVVPVDMPGLTPAAVRRVAALPYPDVLACATYDGLRGYPMLFGRRHWAGIATLASADVGARPYLLAHKDQIVDIACDSVADGKRVDSPELMALYGLTVPPQRVGV, from the coding sequence ATGATCATCGCGGCGGGCGGGGGACGCCGGCTGGGCGGCCCGGAGGCGTTGCTGCGCCTGGAGGGCCGACCGCTGGTCAGCCGGATGATCGAGACGATGACCGAGGCCGGTTGCGGGCAGTTGGCGGTCGTCCTGGGGGCGGCGGCCGACGAGGTCCGCGCCGCTGCCGACCTGAGCCCGGCCACGGTGGTGGTCAACCGGGCATGGGGCACCGGGGTCGGCTCGTCGATCCGGGCCGGGCTGGCCGCGCTGGCCGACGAGCGGGTCGAGGCAGTGGTGGTGGTACCGGTCGACATGCCCGGTCTCACCCCGGCGGCGGTCCGGCGGGTGGCCGCCCTGCCGTACCCGGACGTGCTCGCCTGCGCCACCTACGACGGGCTGCGCGGTTACCCGATGCTCTTCGGCCGCCGGCACTGGGCCGGGATCGCCACCCTGGCCAGCGCCGACGTCGGAGCCCGACCGTACCTGCTGGCGCACAAGGACCAGATCGTCGACATCGCCTGCGACTCGGTGGCCGACGGCAAGCGGGTGGACAGCCCGGAGCTCATGGCGCTCTACGGCCTCACCGTGCCACCCCAGCGGGTCGGCGTCTGA
- a CDS encoding metal-dependent hydrolase: protein MMGPSHALSGAAVWLTGSWALDYFADYHQSPLALAVGTAVCAGGALFPDLDLSGKVTRNQGGATVARTFGVFSLFVAEVMEKISLGVYYATKLSRDPRRNNGHRTLTHTIPFTVLVGWGTTALCAAYGKWAVVSILFFMIGLALRGLFDEWAERAGWVIVTLVSAAAAWFTFANLPGDRGYPMIGLAVGVGCFVHILGDMITKAGVPILWPIPIKRRMWTMIGLPNSIALRTGSKAEVVVLRTALTVLSVLAAVGLVAPSVLQRFNIEV, encoded by the coding sequence ATGATGGGACCGTCCCACGCACTGTCGGGCGCGGCGGTGTGGCTGACCGGGTCGTGGGCACTGGATTACTTCGCCGACTACCACCAGTCCCCGCTCGCCCTGGCCGTCGGCACGGCGGTCTGTGCCGGTGGCGCGCTCTTCCCCGACCTCGACCTCTCCGGCAAGGTCACCCGCAACCAGGGCGGCGCCACGGTGGCCCGTACCTTCGGCGTCTTCTCGCTCTTCGTCGCCGAGGTGATGGAGAAGATCTCGCTCGGCGTCTACTACGCCACCAAGCTCAGCCGGGATCCGCGCCGCAACAACGGCCACCGGACCCTGACCCACACCATCCCGTTCACCGTGCTGGTCGGCTGGGGCACCACCGCGCTCTGCGCCGCGTACGGCAAGTGGGCGGTGGTGAGCATCCTGTTCTTCATGATCGGGCTGGCGCTGCGCGGGCTCTTCGACGAGTGGGCCGAACGGGCCGGCTGGGTGATCGTCACCCTCGTCTCGGCCGCCGCCGCCTGGTTCACCTTCGCCAACCTGCCGGGTGACCGGGGTTATCCGATGATCGGACTGGCCGTCGGGGTGGGGTGTTTCGTGCATATTCTCGGCGACATGATCACCAAGGCCGGGGTGCCGATCCTCTGGCCGATCCCGATCAAACGTCGGATGTGGACGATGATCGGGCTGCCGAACAGCATCGCGCTGCGCACCGGCAGCAAGGCCGAGGTGGTGGTGCTGCGGACCGCGCTGACCGTGCTCTCGGTGCTCGCGGCGGTCGGCCTGGTGGCCCCCTCGGTACTCCAGCGCTTCAACATCGAGGTCTGA
- a CDS encoding N-acetylglucosamine kinase, whose protein sequence is MSDAVVVGLDVGGTSTRAVALTLSGERLGTGRAGGGNPTSHGVERAAAELLTALRGAVRGFDPARVRAGAVGLAGAGRLRADPAGRAAFDRAWSDAGLRCPYTVHSDALVGYASGTAAPDGTILIAGTGAIAAQVRDLRLDRIADGHGWLLGDAGSGFWLGREAVRALLADLDTGTAPGPLGRRLLAELLGTTEVAARPRDTVDAVVQAVTRQPPVHLARFAPPVVDEAVAGDPGAAELLHRAAAHLVTSAGRIRADGATTPLVLGGGLLTGDTPLGAAVKAEAGRRWPDAPVHSAGDGAAAAAWLAARTLPEVTDPAARHALLVPSAD, encoded by the coding sequence ATGTCCGACGCCGTCGTGGTCGGCCTCGACGTCGGGGGTACGTCCACCCGGGCGGTCGCCCTGACCCTCAGCGGTGAACGCCTCGGCACCGGCCGGGCCGGCGGCGGCAACCCCACCAGTCACGGCGTCGAACGGGCCGCCGCCGAACTGCTGACCGCCCTGCGCGGCGCGGTGCGCGGGTTCGACCCGGCCCGGGTCCGTGCCGGGGCCGTCGGGCTGGCCGGGGCCGGCCGGCTGCGCGCCGACCCGGCCGGCCGGGCCGCCTTCGACCGGGCCTGGTCGGACGCCGGGCTGCGCTGCCCCTACACGGTGCACAGCGACGCGCTCGTCGGCTACGCCTCCGGCACCGCCGCACCCGACGGCACGATCCTGATCGCCGGCACCGGGGCGATCGCCGCCCAGGTGCGCGACCTGCGGCTGGACCGAATCGCCGACGGACACGGCTGGCTCCTCGGCGACGCCGGCTCCGGATTCTGGCTGGGCCGGGAGGCGGTCCGCGCGCTCCTGGCCGACCTGGACACCGGCACCGCGCCCGGCCCCCTCGGCCGGCGGCTGCTCGCCGAACTGCTCGGCACGACCGAGGTGGCGGCCCGCCCCCGGGACACCGTCGACGCGGTGGTCCAGGCGGTCACCCGCCAACCTCCGGTGCACCTGGCCCGGTTCGCCCCGCCGGTCGTCGACGAAGCCGTCGCCGGTGACCCGGGAGCGGCCGAACTGCTGCACCGCGCCGCCGCGCACCTGGTCACCAGCGCCGGTCGGATCCGCGCGGACGGCGCGACGACGCCGCTGGTGCTCGGCGGCGGGCTGCTCACCGGGGATACTCCGCTCGGCGCGGCGGTTAAGGCCGAGGCGGGCCGTCGCTGGCCGGACGCCCCGGTCCACTCGGCCGGGGACGGCGCGGCGGCGGCGGCCTGGCTGGCCGCCCGCACCCTGCCCGAGGTCACCGACCCGGCCGCCCGGCACGCGCTGCTGGTCCCGTCGGCCGACTGA
- the ngcE gene encoding N-acetylglucosamine/diacetylchitobiose ABC transporter substrate-binding protein — protein sequence MSNTPETPTALNRRTLLGRTAAAGLLATPVVGLLGACATSGSDEGGSKAEEGTKSATNPLGAPEDAPLEVVIFNGGYGEKYATDVHEPLYKKAFPKAEVKHQSTQAVSTVLQPRFASGNPPEFVNNSGEKLIDFGSLVADGQLMDLTELWDAPSVDDPNKKVRDTVVPGTVEAGSFNGKPYVLYYVSTVFGIWYSGKLFKENGWTPAKNWSEFTALLDAIKGRGITPYGYAGANAAYYQWNVILTHAAKIGGTDVLKNIDNLEDGAWQQDAVKQAAEAWAEIGAKYVDKSFEGLKHTDVQLRQNQYKLALYPSGDWLEGEQKKDTPAGFDYQLMPVPSLSGSDKLPGTAVRATAGEGYFVSAKSKNPRGGLEYMRQMLSVAGAKGFTEVVKAPTVVTAGSAGFAFPPGVASSQAALAAAGKDVFNLYFDGWYKELDTEARTATNELMFGRIKADAFVERIQKRADAIKKDSSVAKFTR from the coding sequence ATGTCGAATACCCCCGAGACCCCGACCGCGCTGAACCGCCGCACCCTGCTGGGCCGTACCGCCGCGGCGGGCCTGCTCGCCACCCCGGTGGTCGGCCTGCTGGGCGCCTGCGCCACCAGCGGCTCCGACGAGGGCGGCAGCAAGGCCGAGGAGGGCACCAAGAGCGCGACCAACCCGCTCGGCGCCCCCGAGGACGCCCCGCTGGAGGTGGTCATCTTCAACGGCGGCTACGGCGAGAAGTACGCCACCGACGTGCACGAGCCGCTCTACAAGAAGGCGTTCCCCAAGGCGGAGGTCAAGCACCAGTCGACCCAGGCGGTCTCCACCGTGCTCCAGCCCCGGTTCGCCTCGGGCAACCCGCCGGAGTTCGTCAACAACTCGGGCGAGAAGCTGATCGACTTCGGTTCGCTGGTCGCCGACGGGCAGCTGATGGACCTCACCGAGCTGTGGGACGCCCCGTCGGTCGACGACCCGAACAAGAAGGTCCGCGACACGGTGGTGCCCGGCACGGTCGAGGCGGGCTCGTTCAACGGCAAGCCCTACGTCCTGTACTACGTCTCCACCGTCTTCGGGATCTGGTACTCGGGCAAGCTGTTCAAGGAGAACGGCTGGACGCCGGCCAAGAACTGGTCGGAGTTCACCGCCCTGCTCGACGCGATCAAGGGTCGGGGCATCACCCCGTACGGCTACGCCGGGGCGAACGCGGCCTACTACCAGTGGAACGTGATCCTCACCCACGCCGCCAAGATCGGCGGCACCGACGTGCTCAAGAACATCGACAACCTGGAGGACGGCGCCTGGCAGCAGGACGCGGTCAAGCAGGCCGCCGAGGCGTGGGCCGAGATCGGCGCGAAGTACGTCGACAAGAGCTTCGAGGGGCTCAAGCACACCGACGTGCAGCTCCGGCAGAACCAGTACAAGCTGGCCCTCTACCCCAGCGGTGACTGGCTGGAGGGCGAGCAGAAGAAGGACACGCCAGCCGGCTTCGACTACCAGCTGATGCCGGTGCCGAGCCTGTCCGGCTCGGACAAGCTGCCCGGCACCGCGGTGCGGGCCACCGCCGGTGAGGGCTACTTCGTCTCGGCCAAGAGCAAGAACCCGCGGGGCGGCCTGGAGTACATGCGCCAGATGCTCTCGGTGGCCGGGGCCAAGGGCTTCACCGAGGTGGTCAAGGCCCCGACGGTGGTCACCGCGGGCAGCGCCGGCTTCGCCTTCCCGCCGGGTGTGGCCAGCTCGCAGGCCGCGCTCGCCGCCGCCGGCAAGGACGTGTTCAACCTGTACTTCGACGGCTGGTACAAGGAGCTGGACACCGAGGCGCGGACCGCCACCAACGAGCTGATGTTCGGCCGGATCAAGGCGGACGCCTTCGTGGAGCGGATCCAGAAGCGGGCCGACGCCATCAAGAAGGACAGCTCCGTCGCCAAGTTCACGCGCTGA
- a CDS encoding carbohydrate ABC transporter permease yields the protein MRHGKYPFVIGFLFAPVTLYVVFVIAPYAQAFQISMTNWRGLSAPQWVGFDNYRRLLDDGRFWQAVQHHGVLLLALPLITIAIALFFAFLLNVGGRSVGGQRQGVRGSGFYRVVFFFPQVLAVAIIAVLFQMVYRPNESGLINGVLMKLGLDPVLFLIRPNLALWSIIAVLVWQAVGFYVVLFSAGMASIPGEIYEAAEMDGASKVMLFFRVTLPLLWDTLQVAWIYLGIAAFDAFAIVAVLSVDSGGPDGATTVLAVEIYRNAFVYSKYGYASAMGVALFFLTLTFAALTLRLTKRESVEY from the coding sequence ATGCGGCACGGCAAGTATCCGTTCGTGATCGGGTTCCTCTTCGCCCCGGTCACGCTGTACGTGGTCTTCGTCATCGCACCGTACGCGCAGGCGTTCCAGATCTCGATGACCAACTGGCGGGGGCTGTCCGCCCCGCAGTGGGTGGGCTTCGACAACTACCGGCGGCTGCTCGACGACGGGCGCTTCTGGCAGGCGGTCCAGCACCACGGCGTACTGCTGCTTGCCCTGCCGCTGATCACGATCGCCATCGCGCTGTTCTTCGCCTTCCTGCTCAACGTGGGCGGACGCAGCGTGGGCGGTCAGCGGCAGGGGGTCCGGGGGTCGGGGTTCTACCGGGTGGTGTTCTTCTTCCCCCAGGTCCTCGCCGTGGCCATCATCGCGGTGCTGTTCCAGATGGTGTACCGGCCCAACGAGTCCGGCCTGATCAACGGCGTGCTGATGAAGCTCGGCCTGGATCCGGTGCTGTTCCTGATCCGGCCGAACCTGGCCCTCTGGTCGATCATCGCGGTGCTGGTCTGGCAGGCGGTCGGCTTCTACGTGGTGCTCTTCTCGGCCGGGATGGCCTCCATCCCGGGGGAGATCTACGAGGCGGCCGAGATGGACGGGGCGAGCAAGGTGATGCTCTTCTTCCGGGTCACCCTGCCGCTGCTCTGGGACACCCTCCAGGTGGCCTGGATCTATCTCGGCATCGCCGCGTTCGACGCGTTCGCCATCGTCGCGGTGCTCTCGGTGGACAGCGGCGGCCCGGACGGCGCGACGACGGTGCTGGCGGTGGAGATCTACCGCAACGCCTTCGTCTACTCGAAGTACGGCTACGCCTCGGCGATGGGCGTGGCGCTGTTCTTCCTCACCCTCACGTTCGCGGCGTTGACGCTGCGGCTGACCAAGCGGGAAAGCGTGGAGTACTGA
- a CDS encoding bifunctional 3'-5' exonuclease/DNA polymerase gives MAVVAVAVGERGGGALRPLDAAGRPLGAVELVDDLPGAVAARESAERPRWVWGSGTAVYPTLWRAGVRVERCHDVELTEALLLGHAGRWGEPRSLAAAFARLTGAAVPPDPPPRPPAPPGHGQAALFEAVPGPPAPGIDTVTRVYADQLARIAATAHPGRFRLLVAAESAGALVAVEMAAAGLPWRADVHDALLAELLGEPSPVGGPPRRLAELAARIAEALGVRQLHTDSPAELLRAFARVGVDLPNTRAWVLRGVDHPAVPLVLEYKELYRLWTAHGWAWRDAWVREGRFRPEYVPGGVVSGRWATRGGGALQIPKVIRRAVVADPGWVLVVADAGQLEPRVLAAVSGDARLATAGAAGDLYAALARDSFGGDRARAKLALLGAMYGQTGGGALPALAVLKRSYPTAFGFLEAAARTGEAGGLVRSWLGRTCPPGTAGLGDDDTPPDPDAGSDPRSPRVRAARSRGRFTRNFVIQATAAEWASTLLATLRGELAGTGGELVFFQHDEVVVHCPAELAPAVVEAVRRSGARASTLLFGDSPVRFPLDLSVVDCYANAT, from the coding sequence GTGGCGGTGGTGGCGGTGGCGGTGGGCGAGCGGGGCGGTGGCGCGCTGCGACCGCTGGACGCCGCCGGCCGGCCGCTCGGCGCGGTCGAGCTGGTCGACGACCTGCCCGGCGCCGTCGCCGCCCGGGAGAGCGCCGAGCGCCCCCGCTGGGTGTGGGGCTCCGGCACGGCGGTATACCCGACCCTGTGGCGCGCCGGGGTGCGCGTCGAACGCTGCCACGACGTCGAGCTGACCGAGGCGTTGCTGCTGGGGCACGCCGGCCGGTGGGGCGAGCCCCGTTCGCTGGCCGCGGCGTTCGCGCGGCTCACCGGGGCCGCCGTCCCGCCCGATCCGCCGCCGCGGCCGCCCGCGCCGCCCGGCCACGGGCAGGCCGCGCTCTTCGAGGCCGTCCCCGGCCCGCCGGCCCCCGGCATCGACACCGTGACCCGGGTGTACGCCGACCAGCTCGCCCGGATCGCCGCCACCGCCCATCCCGGCCGGTTCCGGCTGCTGGTGGCCGCCGAATCGGCCGGCGCGCTGGTCGCGGTGGAGATGGCCGCGGCCGGGCTGCCCTGGCGGGCCGACGTGCACGACGCGCTCCTCGCCGAACTGCTGGGTGAGCCGTCCCCCGTGGGCGGGCCACCCCGGCGGTTGGCCGAGCTGGCCGCCCGGATCGCCGAGGCCCTCGGCGTCCGGCAACTGCACACGGACTCCCCGGCCGAGCTACTGCGCGCGTTCGCCCGGGTCGGCGTGGACCTGCCCAACACCCGGGCCTGGGTACTGCGCGGCGTCGACCATCCGGCCGTGCCGCTGGTGCTCGAATACAAGGAGCTCTACCGTCTCTGGACGGCGCATGGCTGGGCCTGGCGGGACGCCTGGGTCCGCGAGGGCCGGTTCCGCCCGGAGTACGTCCCCGGCGGGGTGGTCTCCGGCCGGTGGGCGACCCGGGGCGGCGGTGCGTTGCAGATCCCCAAGGTGATCCGTCGGGCGGTGGTGGCCGATCCGGGCTGGGTGCTGGTGGTGGCCGACGCCGGTCAACTGGAACCCCGGGTGCTCGCCGCGGTCTCCGGTGACGCCCGGCTGGCCACTGCCGGCGCGGCCGGTGACCTCTATGCGGCGCTGGCCCGGGACTCCTTCGGCGGGGACCGGGCGCGCGCCAAGCTCGCCCTGCTCGGTGCGATGTACGGGCAGACCGGGGGCGGAGCGCTGCCGGCCCTGGCGGTGCTCAAACGCAGCTACCCGACCGCCTTCGGCTTCCTGGAGGCGGCCGCCCGTACCGGTGAGGCGGGCGGCCTGGTCCGCTCCTGGCTGGGCCGGACCTGCCCACCGGGCACGGCGGGTCTCGGCGACGACGACACCCCGCCGGACCCGGACGCCGGCTCGGACCCCCGCTCGCCCCGAGTCAGGGCCGCCCGGTCCCGGGGCCGGTTCACCCGGAACTTCGTCATCCAGGCCACCGCCGCCGAGTGGGCCTCGACGCTGCTCGCCACCCTGCGCGGCGAGCTGGCCGGCACCGGTGGGGAGCTGGTCTTCTTCCAGCACGACGAGGTGGTCGTGCACTGCCCCGCCGAGCTGGCCCCGGCGGTGGTCGAGGCGGTCCGCCGGTCCGGGGCGCGGGCCTCGACACTGCTGTTCGGCGACTCCCCGGTCCGCTTCCCCCTCGACCTCTCCGTAGTCGACTGCTACGCCAACGCCACCTAG
- a CDS encoding serine/threonine-protein kinase, whose translation MQQLLIAGRYRLLHLVGTGGMGRVWLARDEMLHRDVAVKEVVPPHWLAESEREELRLRTLREARTAARLNHPNVVRIYDVVHDGDSPWIVMEYVASRSVQQLVSDDGPLDPHRVAGIGLAVLAALRAAHAAGVLHRDVKPHNVLVADDGRVVLTDFGLATFDGGDGVMTGPGMVLGSPQFVAPERARDGVSDPRTDLWSLGATLYAAVEGQSPYARSSAMATLSALATEPPDPTRRAGQLRPVLDGLLRRDPDRRLTAAEAEPLLRAALAATSAPPGDPAPQRHRPPPAPRVPATATRAAAPTVRPAGPTSRAWTWGGPAAGGTARGTTAPPPRRRRRIVLVAVAVAATVLIGAGTTLALRSGDSTPPSPGAGAGDPVARPAAFACAAPSPANAVPVRSAPPPSGERFGLVPGWTWYADPAGFRIAAPAGWLRYTDGTVTCLREPGGPRVLSVAPGDAPADPVAHWKAEERRLADDGRLAGYRRVEISALDMFRGGALWECEWTGPAGVRLHTARLLVRVTPERAYTVSWLTDQFDWQVNATYFLMIRQSFRPAA comes from the coding sequence GTGCAGCAGCTGCTGATCGCCGGGCGTTACCGGCTGCTCCATCTGGTCGGCACCGGCGGGATGGGCCGGGTCTGGCTGGCGCGCGACGAGATGTTGCACCGGGACGTCGCGGTCAAGGAGGTCGTCCCGCCGCACTGGCTCGCCGAGTCCGAACGCGAGGAACTACGGCTGCGGACGCTGCGCGAGGCCCGTACCGCCGCCCGGCTCAACCACCCCAACGTGGTACGTATCTACGACGTGGTGCACGACGGCGACAGCCCGTGGATCGTGATGGAGTACGTGGCGTCCCGGTCGGTCCAGCAGCTGGTGAGCGACGACGGCCCGCTGGACCCGCACCGGGTCGCCGGGATCGGCCTGGCGGTGCTGGCCGCCCTGCGCGCCGCGCACGCCGCCGGGGTGCTGCACCGCGACGTGAAGCCGCACAACGTGCTGGTCGCCGACGACGGCCGGGTGGTGCTGACCGACTTCGGGCTGGCCACCTTCGACGGCGGCGACGGGGTGATGACCGGGCCGGGCATGGTCCTCGGCTCCCCGCAGTTCGTCGCCCCCGAGCGGGCCCGCGACGGGGTGTCCGACCCGCGCACCGACCTGTGGTCGCTGGGCGCGACCCTCTACGCGGCGGTGGAGGGGCAGTCGCCGTACGCCCGGTCGAGCGCGATGGCGACGCTGAGCGCCCTGGCCACCGAGCCTCCCGACCCCACGCGTCGGGCCGGGCAGCTCCGCCCGGTGCTGGACGGCCTGCTGCGCCGCGACCCTGACCGACGGCTCACCGCAGCCGAGGCGGAGCCGCTGCTGCGGGCGGCGCTCGCGGCGACGTCGGCACCCCCGGGCGACCCGGCACCGCAGCGGCACCGGCCGCCGCCGGCACCACGCGTCCCGGCCACTGCGACCCGGGCGGCGGCTCCCACCGTCCGCCCGGCCGGACCGACCAGCCGGGCATGGACGTGGGGCGGGCCGGCAGCGGGCGGGACCGCCCGGGGCACCACCGCGCCGCCGCCCCGTCGCCGTCGCCGGATCGTCCTGGTCGCGGTGGCCGTGGCGGCCACCGTGCTGATCGGAGCCGGCACGACGCTCGCCCTGCGGTCCGGCGACTCCACGCCGCCCTCGCCCGGGGCCGGGGCCGGCGACCCGGTGGCCCGGCCGGCGGCCTTCGCGTGTGCCGCCCCCTCGCCCGCGAACGCCGTCCCGGTCCGGTCCGCGCCGCCGCCGTCGGGTGAGCGGTTCGGCCTGGTCCCCGGTTGGACCTGGTACGCGGATCCGGCCGGGTTCCGGATCGCCGCGCCGGCCGGCTGGCTGCGCTACACCGACGGCACCGTGACCTGCCTGCGGGAACCGGGTGGCCCCCGGGTGCTGAGCGTCGCTCCGGGTGACGCGCCGGCCGACCCGGTGGCCCACTGGAAGGCCGAGGAGCGCCGGCTCGCCGACGACGGACGGCTCGCCGGCTACCGCCGGGTGGAGATCTCGGCGTTGGACATGTTCCGGGGCGGCGCGCTGTGGGAGTGCGAGTGGACCGGGCCGGCCGGCGTCCGGCTGCACACCGCGCGGCTGCTGGTGCGCGTCACCCCGGAACGCGCCTACACCGTCTCATGGTTGACAGACCAGTTCGACTGGCAGGTCAACGCGACGTACTTCCTGATGATCCGGCAGAGCTTCCGTCCCGCCGCCTGA
- a CDS encoding sugar isomerase domain-containing protein, whose amino-acid sequence MISAQGYARAVRPLLDRVVDGQAEAIGRAADLITTSLRAGGVLQAFGAGHSEAFAADLVARAGGLVPTNRIGLHDLVLHGDAPRDVLADPKLERDPAVAHQLYPLSRAQPADVFLIASQSGINGSVVELATLVTGRGHPLIAVTSLAHTIRVAPRHPSGHRLADLADVVLDNGAPYGDALLPLEGGGAVCATSSVTSALLAQLVTAEVVRRFHQVGEVPPIYLSANVPGGDAHNLALESRYAGRLRRTA is encoded by the coding sequence ATGATCAGTGCCCAGGGGTACGCCCGAGCCGTCCGCCCCCTGCTCGACCGGGTGGTCGACGGCCAGGCCGAGGCGATCGGCCGGGCCGCCGACCTGATCACCACCAGCCTGCGGGCCGGCGGGGTGCTCCAGGCGTTCGGCGCCGGCCACTCCGAGGCGTTCGCCGCCGACCTGGTGGCCCGGGCCGGTGGCCTGGTCCCCACCAACCGGATCGGCCTGCACGACCTGGTGCTGCACGGCGACGCCCCCCGCGACGTGCTCGCCGACCCCAAGCTGGAACGGGATCCGGCGGTGGCCCACCAGCTCTACCCGCTGTCCCGGGCGCAGCCGGCCGACGTCTTCCTGATCGCCTCCCAGTCCGGCATCAACGGCTCGGTGGTCGAGCTGGCGACGCTGGTCACCGGGCGTGGCCACCCGCTGATCGCGGTCACCTCGCTCGCGCACACCATCCGGGTGGCCCCCCGCCACCCGTCCGGCCACCGACTCGCCGACCTCGCCGACGTCGTGCTCGACAACGGCGCCCCGTACGGCGACGCACTGCTGCCGCTGGAGGGCGGCGGCGCGGTCTGTGCGACCTCCTCGGTCACCTCGGCGCTGCTGGCGCAGCTGGTGACGGCGGAGGTCGTCCGACGGTTCCACCAGGTCGGAGAGGTACCCCCTATCTACCTCTCCGCCAACGTCCCCGGTGGGGACGCGCACAACCTCGCCCTCGAGTCGCGGTACGCCGGGCGTCTCCGGCGGACCGCCTGA
- a CDS encoding carbohydrate ABC transporter permease: MAAQTTLPSAPADTPPGRPAARARRGRGQHHEVRLFSGLGQLALAVWAVIVIVPILWTFLAAFKNTSEIFSSPWTLPAELRWENFGRAWTKAHVGRYFLNSVFVVSCSTFGTMLLGSMAAYVLARYKFRGNRAIYYLFVSGLAFPVFLALVPLFFVVRNLGLLDTHTGVILVYIAYSLPFTVFFLAAFFRTLPNSVAEAGMIDGCSHTRLFFQVMLPMAKPGLISVAIFNIIGQWAQYQLPLVLLSNAKDKWVLTQGIADISVNAGYEADWSGLFAALTIAILPMIIVYAVFQRQIQSGLTSGAVK, translated from the coding sequence ATGGCCGCACAGACGACGCTGCCGTCGGCCCCGGCGGACACCCCGCCGGGCCGGCCCGCCGCCCGCGCCCGCCGGGGCCGAGGTCAGCACCACGAGGTACGACTGTTCAGCGGGCTGGGTCAGCTGGCGCTCGCCGTCTGGGCGGTGATCGTCATCGTGCCGATCCTCTGGACGTTCCTGGCCGCGTTCAAGAACACCAGCGAGATCTTCAGCAGCCCCTGGACCCTGCCGGCGGAGCTGCGCTGGGAGAACTTCGGTCGGGCCTGGACCAAGGCGCACGTCGGCCGGTACTTCCTCAACAGCGTCTTCGTGGTGTCGTGCAGCACATTCGGCACCATGCTGCTCGGCTCGATGGCCGCGTACGTGCTGGCCCGGTACAAGTTCCGGGGTAACCGGGCGATCTACTACCTGTTCGTCTCCGGGTTGGCCTTCCCGGTCTTCCTGGCCCTGGTGCCGCTCTTCTTCGTGGTCCGCAACCTGGGTCTGCTGGACACCCACACCGGCGTGATCCTGGTCTACATCGCCTACTCGCTGCCGTTCACCGTCTTCTTCCTGGCCGCGTTCTTCCGGACGCTGCCGAACTCGGTGGCCGAGGCCGGCATGATCGACGGCTGCTCGCACACCCGGCTGTTCTTCCAGGTGATGCTGCCGATGGCGAAGCCGGGCCTGATCAGCGTGGCGATCTTCAACATCATCGGGCAGTGGGCGCAGTACCAGTTGCCCCTGGTGCTGCTCTCCAACGCCAAGGACAAGTGGGTGCTCACCCAGGGCATCGCCGACATCTCGGTCAACGCCGGCTACGAGGCCGACTGGTCCGGCCTGTTCGCCGCGCTGACCATCGCCATTCTCCCGATGATCATTGTGTACGCGGTCTTCCAACGGCAGATCCAGTCCGGCCTGACCTCTGGCGCGGTCAAGTAG
- a CDS encoding MurR/RpiR family transcriptional regulator, with product MAEHEGDTTAATAVVDAEPADRRGADGVLARVRAGAGELTGALRRVAEQVLSDPEAAARATIVELAERSGTSPATITRFCRAMGFDGYADLRLGIASETGRARSAGWTVDIGREIQPGDPLARVLDQIMAADTRAMHDTATLLDLGEVERAAVAIAGAARVNIFGASGSALVGEEMQLSLHRIGVAAWAWSDVHEGLASAALLGPGDVALGISHTGQTRETIEMLAEAGSRGATTVALTGFPRSPLAELADIVLLTASQATTFRPDALSARHPQLVVLDLLYIAVAQRTHDRAHAAFRRTAQAVEGHKAAKGTTS from the coding sequence ATGGCCGAGCACGAGGGGGACACCACCGCGGCAACCGCGGTGGTCGACGCCGAGCCGGCCGACCGGCGGGGGGCGGACGGGGTGCTGGCCAGGGTCCGGGCCGGCGCGGGTGAGCTGACGGGAGCGTTGCGCCGGGTCGCTGAGCAGGTGCTCAGCGACCCGGAGGCGGCGGCCCGCGCCACCATCGTCGAGCTGGCCGAACGCAGCGGCACCTCGCCGGCCACCATCACCCGGTTCTGCCGGGCGATGGGCTTCGACGGCTACGCCGACCTGCGCCTGGGCATCGCCTCGGAGACCGGCCGGGCCCGCTCGGCCGGCTGGACCGTCGACATCGGACGGGAGATCCAGCCCGGCGACCCGCTGGCCCGGGTGCTCGACCAGATCATGGCCGCCGACACCCGGGCCATGCACGACACCGCCACCCTGCTCGACCTGGGCGAGGTGGAACGGGCCGCGGTCGCCATCGCCGGCGCGGCCCGGGTCAACATCTTCGGGGCCAGCGGCAGCGCCCTGGTCGGCGAGGAGATGCAGCTCAGCCTGCACCGCATCGGGGTGGCGGCGTGGGCCTGGAGCGACGTGCACGAGGGGCTGGCCAGCGCCGCGCTGCTCGGCCCCGGCGACGTGGCACTGGGCATCTCGCACACCGGGCAGACCCGGGAGACCATCGAGATGCTGGCCGAGGCGGGCAGCCGGGGGGCCACCACGGTGGCGTTGACCGGGTTCCCGCGCTCCCCGCTGGCCGAGCTGGCCGACATCGTCCTGCTCACCGCCAGCCAGGCCACCACCTTCCGGCCGGACGCGCTGTCCGCCCGGCACCCGCAGCTCGTCGTGCTCGACCTGCTCTACATCGCCGTGGCGCAGCGCACCCACGACCGCGCCCACGCGGCCTTCCGGCGTACCGCCCAGGCCGTCGAGGGGCACAAGGCCGCGAAGGGGACCACCTCATGA